In one window of Arachis ipaensis cultivar K30076 chromosome B06, Araip1.1, whole genome shotgun sequence DNA:
- the LOC107647026 gene encoding uncharacterized protein LOC107647026 yields MVENILIKVEDLYLPADFVILYIGEDKNDSIIFGMPFLAIGNALINVKRGEPTLRLWEDHILFKTPNPYSLSKKGGTTIQHLVFQPSLSVESHTELPDMNLKFGAGHSPPTIEEGAPKKKVHKDWRNKKIPTEDFSPGRRHN; encoded by the coding sequence ATGGTAGAGAACATCCttataaaggttgaagacctttacctccCTGCAGACTTCGTGATACTTTACATTGGAGAGGACAAAAATGACTCTATCATCTTTGGAATGCCCTTCCTAGCTATTGGGAATGCCTTGATTAATGTTAAGAGAGGTGAGCCAACTCTGAGACTATGGGAGGACCACATATTGTTCAAGACGCCCAACCCTTACTCTCTCTCAAAGAAAGGAGGTACTACAATACAGCACTTAGTGTTTCAACCATCTCTCTCAGTAGAAAGCCATACAGAGCTCCCTGACATGaatcttaagtttggtgctgGGCATTCACCACCAACCATTGAGGAAGGAGCCCCTAAGAAGAAAGTACATAAGgactggaggaacaagaagattccaACTGAAGACTTCTCACCTGGCAGGAgacacaactag